Proteins from a genomic interval of Quercus robur chromosome 9, dhQueRobu3.1, whole genome shotgun sequence:
- the LOC126701061 gene encoding uncharacterized mitochondrial protein AtMg00810-like has product MAAIVTTSTSTSETPTFSQYSSNLNDPLFLHHGENPGVALVSHPLLGGENYLAWARSVRKFLIAKNKLGFIDGSLTLLSPITNSPSAIQFLSQLDVNNAFLHGDLTEEVYRALPPGFQSKGEMLGFIQSKANYSLFTRQQGESFIALLVYVDDVLIATNDKEQVDQFKVLLDQKFKLKDLGDLKYFLGLEVSRTVKGIALCQRKYALELLSDAELLGCKPSRIPMEQNLKLIHKLSQFMSKPRRPHLEIAYKVLQYLKNELGKGIFFSNASELYVKGFTDWASCPNTRRSVTGYCIFLGDSLISWKSKRQSTISWSSVELEYRAMATIATYEVV; this is encoded by the exons ATGGCTGCCATTGTCACAACTAGTACTTCAACTTCTGAGACTCCAACTTTCTCACAGTATTCATCAAATTTGAATGATCCTTTGTTTTTACACCATGGAGAGAATCCTGGTGTTGCTCTTGTTTCTCATCCTCTCCTTGGTGGAGAAAACTATCTTGCTTGGGCTCGGTCAGTTAGGAAGTTCCTCATTGCTAAGAATAAGCTAGGTTTCATAGATGGTTCTCTCACTTTGTTATCCCCAATTACGAATTCACCATCTGCAATTCAA TTCTTAAGCCAACTTGATGTCAACAATGCTTTCCTTCATGGGGACTTGACTGAAGAGGTTTATAGGGCACTCCCACCAGGCTTCCAAAGCAAGGGGGAGATG TTGGGATTCATACAATCCAAGGCAAATTACTCTTTGTTCACTAGACAGCAAGGTGAGTCCTTTATAGCTCTGTTAGTCTATGTGGATGATGTGTTAATTGCAactaatgataaagagcaagtGGATCAGTTCAAAGTGTTATTGGATCAAAAGTTTAAACTCAAAGACCTAGGTGATTTAAAGTATTTCCTTGGTCTAGAAGTTTCAAGAACAGTCAAGGGTATAGCTCTTTGTCAAAGGAAGTATGCCCTAGAGTTATTGAGTGATGCTGAGCTTCTTGGTTGCAAGCCATCTAGAATTCCAATGGAGCAGAATCTTAAATTGA TTCATAAGTTGAGTCAATTTATGTCAAAACCAAGGAGACCTCACTTGGAAATTGCTTATAAAGTCCTTCagtatttgaagaatgaactaGGGAAGGGAATCTTTTTCTCTAATGCATCAGAATTGTATGTAAAGGGTTTTACAGATTGGGCTTCATGTCCAAACACAAGAAGGTCTGTGACTGGCTATTGTATCTTCCTTGGTgactctttgatttcttggaagTCTAAAAGGCAATCCACTATCTCATGGTCATCTGTAGAGTTAGAATACAGAGCCATGGCAACAATAGCAACTTATGAAGTTGTTTGA
- the LOC126698494 gene encoding casein kinase 1-like protein 6 — MEHVIGGKFKLGRKIGSGSFGELYLGVNVQSGEEVAVKLEPGKTKHPQLHYESKLYMLLQGGTGIPHLKWFGVEGEYNVMVIDLLGPSLEDLFNYCNRKFTLKTVLMLADQLINRVEYMHSRGFLHRDIKPDNFLMGLGRKANQVYAIDFGLAKKYRDLQTHKHIPYRENKNLTGTARYASVNTHLGIEQSRRDDLESLGYVLMYFLRGSLPWQGLKAGTKKQKYDKISEKKMSTAIEVLCKSYPSEFVSYFHYCRSLRFEDKPDYSYLKRLFRDLFIREGYQFDYVFDWTILKYPQIGGSSRGRQSNGKACLNAGPSGERGEKISVGKEIRDKFSGAVEAFSRRGPSPHHAKHRTHEDLSSSKEVHLDSSGHNSSRYGSTSRKAVVSSGRGSSGEHSEARAGRLVPNSGRPSTTQRIQSGYEPKSSHTRAHTSRGTRDDPLRSFELLSIRK; from the exons atggagCATGTGATTGGTGGAAAGTTCAAGCTGGGGAGGAAGATTGGGAGTGGGTCTTTTGGGGAGCTCTATTTAG GTGTCAATGTGCAATCTGGAGAGGAAGTGGCAGTTAAGCTG GAACCTGGGAAGACCAAGCATCCTCAGCTTCACTATGAGTCAAAATTGTATATGCTTCTTCAAGGAGGAA CTGGAATTCCCCACCTCAAGTGGTTTGGAGTCGAGGGTGAGTACAACGTCATGGTTATCGACCTTCTTGGACCAAGTTTGGAAGATTTGTTTAACTATTGCAATAGGAAGTTTACCTTGAAAACAGTTTTGATGCTCGCAGATCAATTA ATTAACAGAGTTGAGTACATGCATTCAAGGGGTTTTCTTCACCGTGATATAAAGCCTGACAACTTCTTAATGGGCCTAGGGCGTAAAGCAAATCAG GTTTACGCAATTGATTTTGGACTGGCAAAGAAGTATAGAGATCTTCAGACTCATAAGCATATACCATACAG GGAAAACAAGAATCTTACTGGTACAGCTCGCTATGCAAGTGTTAATACTCACCTTGGAATTG AACAAAGCAGAAGGGATGATCTGGAATCTCTTGGTTATGTGCTTATGTATTTTCTAAGAGGAAG CCTTCCCTGGCAGGGATTAAAAGCTGgcacaaaaaagcaaaaatatgaCAAGATCAGTGAAAAGAAGATGTCAACTGCTATAGAG GTGCTTTGCAAATCATATCCATCTGAGTTTGTATCCTATTTTCACTACTGTCGGTCATTGCGGTTTGAGGACAAACCAGATTATTCATATCTAAAGAGACTTTTCCGAGACTTGTTTATAAGAGAAG GTTATCAATTTGACTATGTATTTGACTGGACTATATTGAAGTACCCTCAGATTGGTGGCAGCTCTAGAGGAAGG CAATCCAATGGGAAGGCATGTTTGAATGCAGGCCCTTCTGGAGAAAGAGGGGAGAAGATCTCAG TTGGGAAAGAGATCCGAGATAAATTCTCAGGTGCAGTTGAAGCATTTTCCAGGAGAGGCCCTAGTCCACATCATGCCAAACACAGGACTCATGAGGATTTATCTTCGTCCAAGGAAGTG CACCTTGATTCATCAGGACACAATTCTTCTCGGTATGGCAGCACTTCAAGAAAAGCAGTCGTCTCAAGTGGTAGGGGTTCTTCTGGTGAACACAGTGAAGCTCGTGCAGGACGTCTAGTCCCAAACAGCGGCCGACCATCTACCACACAAAGAATTCAATCTGGTTATGAGCCCAAATCATCTCATACTCGCGCTCATACTTCTAGAGGCACTCGTGATGATCCTCTTCGGAGCTTTGAACTCCTCTCAATAAGGAAGTGA